TTTAAAAGATAAAAATGGAAAGGTAATCCGCAAGTGGGAAAAAGCAGAGATAAGCGAGAAACCGACAAAACTATTCACTCCAAAGATAAGTCTTCCTTCTTCCCTTTTTAAAGAAGGAATTTACACCCTTGAAGTTTCAGTTGGGGGGAAAGCCAATTGGAGGGAGAATATAAGCGTGAAAAATATAAAGCGAATAATAGATGAGAATAAGAAAATTGTTAGGGGGAGGGCGAGAAGCAATCCCTTCTATAGGGGAATTGTCTCCGCCTATGCTGGAATGGTCTATAAGAGCGATGGAAGCCCAGATATAGATGCCATGCTCTCCCTCATCAAAGAATTAGGAGTGAATTGCTACACCTATCTAATCGCCTACCGCTCTGATAAGGAGCTTTCCGCCCTATCTGATTTCTGCTCTAAAGCGGGAAAGGAGGGGATAGAGGTTTGGGCTTATCTCGTCCCTCCATCTGAGGCGCCCAAGGATTACGCTCCTTTTGGCTTGGATTACCTGAAATGGGCTGAGGCAATCGCGAATATCTCTCTTCAGCATCCCAATCTAACCCTCTGGATGATAGACGATTTTGATGGCAATCTCTCCTTCTTTACTCTTGATTACACACGACAAATCTATGAGAAATCAAAGGGGATTAATCCCAATCTTCTCTTCGGTGTATGCGTCTATCACGAGAGCCTGAAAAATTTCGCTGATATGGGATATCTTCAATATGCTGACGCCCTCCTATGGGGATATCAACACAGCTCCTCCCTCTATCCCGACTGCGGAATATACCCCAATAGCCTGCCACTTGAAATAAACGACTATTTAAAAACTGGCAAGATAGCCGTCCCCTGCATATATTTCACTCCCCATTCCTCTTGGCCTGAGGGAAGACCCAAAAAGGAATATCTGCAGGAAGCGATGGAAATCGCCTTTGAACAGGCGGGAATCTGCTGGGTGTTTACTACCCCCAAGCCAGGTACATTCCAATACGATGTAGTTAAGGGCTTCACATCTTCTCATCAATTGTCCACTCGTAAATGGTGAAAACTGCCCTTTTACTTTTATTGCTTATCCTTTCCCTTCCCAAAGAAGGGAAGACACAAGCTGACCCCTATGCCTCCCTCCCTCATGGAACGATGTTTCGCAATGTCAGGGATTTTGGGGCTAAGGGA
This sequence is a window from bacterium. Protein-coding genes within it:
- a CDS encoding LamG domain-containing protein — translated: MGAKWVDGVCGRALYFSKGSDLICGGGLEFCFVFPGDYSLEAWVKHNSREPQIYIAKWTGAGNKSGWWLGYFEGKVQFGDYHEGGHVRIQGYDIADGKWHHVVGVRRGKEIYLYVDGERVGKGTTPGKVAGDNLAPLRIGGFGVSRYKRWAFEGAIDEVRIYNRALSEDEIRERYNTIKSGNKSPTLSPISSGLPLSYYVGGTVASVYAEGEPINFFLWITSTKPTTKFLMDIYLKDKNGKVIRKWEKAEISEKPTKLFTPKISLPSSLFKEGIYTLEVSVGGKANWRENISVKNIKRIIDENKKIVRGRARSNPFYRGIVSAYAGMVYKSDGSPDIDAMLSLIKELGVNCYTYLIAYRSDKELSALSDFCSKAGKEGIEVWAYLVPPSEAPKDYAPFGLDYLKWAEAIANISLQHPNLTLWMIDDFDGNLSFFTLDYTRQIYEKSKGINPNLLFGVCVYHESLKNFADMGYLQYADALLWGYQHSSSLYPDCGIYPNSLPLEINDYLKTGKIAVPCIYFTPHSSWPEGRPKKEYLQEAMEIAFEQAGICWVFTTPKPGTFQYDVVKGFTSSHQLSTRKW